The DNA region TACAAACCTTCTTCCCTCTCTTCTCCATAACACTCCCCACCAACCCAAGTTCaacacctctctctctctctctcacaaacACTTCTCCCAACCCTAATGTCTCTCCCCAAAACCCTactttctctcttccttctcctcaCGATCCCCCTAGTAACCGCCGATGACGCCGCGGTGATGTCGAATTTTCTCAAATCCCTCACTCCACCGCCCTCGGGCTGGTCTGAAACAACCCCATTCTGCCAATGGAAGGGTATCCAATGCGATTCATCCAGCCACGTGACCAGCATAAGCCTCGCTTCGCAGTCCCTCACCGGAACACTCCCCTCGGATCTCAATTCCCTCTCTCAACTCCGCACTCTCTCCCTCCAAGACAATTCCCTCACCGGCACCCTCCCTTCTCTCTCCACCCTTTCTTTCCTCCAAACCGTCTACTTAAAccgcaacaacttctcctccgTGTCCCCCACCGCCTTCGCCTCCCTAACCTCCCTCCAAACCCTCAGCCTCGGCTCCAACCCTGCTCTCCAACCCTGGTCCTTCCCCACCGACCTCACTTCCTCCTCTAACCTAATCGACCTCGACCTCGCCACCGTATCCCTCACCGGTCCCTTGCCGGACATTTTCGACAAATTCCCTTCCCTTCAACACCTTCGCCTCTCTTACAACAACCTCACCGGCAATTTACCCTCCTCTTTCTCCGCCGCCAACAATCTCGAAACGCTCTGGCTCAACAACCAGGCCGCCGGCTTGTCCGGTACCCTCCTCGTCCTCTCCAACATGTCTGCATTAAACCAGTCCTGGCTCAATAAGAACCAGTTCACCGGTTCCATACCGGATTTATCGCAATGCACGGCTTTGTCTGACTTGCAGCTCAGGGATAACCAGTTAACTGGTGTGGTTCCCGCTTCATTGACAAGTCTTCCTAGTTTGAAGAAAGTTTCTCTGGATAATAATGAGCTTCAGGGGCCTGTGCCCGTGTTTGGGAAAGGTGTGAATGTTACTCTCGATGGGATTAATAGTTTTTGTCTTGATACTCCTGGGAATTGTGATCCCAGGGTGATGGTTTTGCTGCAGATTGCCGAGGCATTCGGGTATCCGATTCGGTTGGCAGAGTCGTGGAAGGGGAATGATCCGTGTGATGGTTGGAACTATGTTGTGTGTGCTGCCGGAAAGATTATTACTGTCAATTTCGAGAAACAGGGTTTGCAGGGTACCATCTCCCCTGCATTTGCCAATTTGACTGACTTGAGGACTTTGTTTCTCAATGGCAATAATTTGATCGGTTCTATACCTGATAGTTTGATCACTTTGCCTCAGCTTCAGACTCTTGATGTGTCTGACAACAACCTCTCTGGATTGGTTCCTAAGTTCCCACCAAAGGTGAAGTTGGTGACTGCGGGAAATGCTTTGCTTGGGAAACCCCTTAGTCCTGGAGGTGGACCAAGTGGAACTACTCCTTCTGGGTCTTCGACCGGTGGAAGTGGTGGTGAATCCTCAAAGGGTAATTCTTCGGTGTCGCCAGGTTGGATTGCTGGTATAGTTGTTATTGTGTTGTTTTTTATTGCAGTGGTGTTGTTTGTGTCTTGGAAGTGTTTTGTCAACAAGCTGCAGGGGAAGTTCAGTAGGGTTAAAGGTCATGAAAATGGGAAAGGAGGCTTTAAACTTGATGCTGTCCATGTTTCTAATGGATATGGTGGTGTTCCAGTTGAGTTGCAAAGCCAGAGCAGTGGTGATCGCAGTGACCTTCATGCTTTAGATGGTCCAACATTTTCTATCCAAGTTCTTCGACAAGTGACGAATAATTTCAGCGAGGAGAACATTTTAGGCAGGGGAGGGTTTGGAGTAGTTTATAAGGGGGAGTTGCATGATGGAACAAAAATTGCTGTTAAGAGGATGGAATCTGTTGCAATGGGGAACAAAGGTCAGAAAGAGTTCGAAGCAGAGATTGCACTTCTTAGTAAAGTTAGGCATAGACATTTGGTTGCTCTTCTAGGGTATTGCATCAATGGCAATGAAAGGCTTTTGGTGTATGAGTATATGCCTCAAGGTACATTAACACAGCACCTGTTTGAGTGGCAGGAGCATGGGTATGCTCCTTTGACTTGGAAGCAAAGGGTAGTAATAGCTTTGGATGTAGCGCGGGGGGTGGAATACTTGCACAGTTTAGCTCAGCAAAGCTTCATTCATAGAGACTTAAAACCCTCAAACATACTACTAGGCGATGACATGAGAGCAAAGGTTGCTGATTTTGGGTTGGTTAAAAATGCACCAGATGGGAAGTATTCTGTTGAGACACGGTTGGCTGGAACATTTGGATATCTTGCACCTGAGTATGCAGGTACAGAAAGCCtttgattttagttttgtaCAATTGTGCCTTAATTTTGAAGTTCATATTTTATATGCTCGTATTTGGTGGTTATAGCTGTTGGTTATTACTTCAATATCATGCTTCGGTGTTCAGCAAATTTAAGTAGTTCACCAGAGTAATCGCtcacatacaaaaaaaaagtagaaagagTTGAAGGGAAAATAATTGATACTCAATTCCTAGATACATGGCTACTTCAAAATTCTTTGTGGCTATTTCTTTGCAATGTTATATTTTGCTCTTTTCACGTGTTTTGTTGAGTTGGGTGGGGGTTTTGCTGCATAGTTCTTGGTGGTTGATGCCTCAAAAGATATGTCGAGCCATTTTTAGACAGTTTACCAGAGTCTGACTCTCAATTATCCTTTACGATGTGATGAATACTCTGGTTGCATTAAATCTTTGATTGCTGTATATTGTCATGGGCTTAGGTGGTAGTTCTCTGTCGCAACTAATCACTGTTGTGGAATTTATCATTCTATCCCATTTCCTTGTTGGATCGGTGCATTGAAACATCTTTTGTTAAAACTGTTATTTTGATCGGTGTTGTTTTTATCCATTTAGCATCAAGACTTTTGCAAGCataaaacttcctaaaatgTTGCATTGAATGTGATTAGATGGCATTTGATTAGTGCTAGTCtatttgtttgattatatttaatgttaCTCTGTTTCTTACCAGCTACTGGAAGAGTGACAACCAAAGTGGATGTTTATGCATTTGGAGTAGTTCTGATGGAACTTATCACCGGTAGAAAGGCATTGGATGATACTGTGCCAGATGAAAGGTCTCACTTGGTGACATGGTTCCGTAGGGTACTAATTAACAAGGAAAACATTCCAAAGGCAATTGATCAAATTCTCAATCCAGATGAGGAAACCATGGGAAGCATATATACAGTGGCCGAGCTGGCAGGCCATTGCACTGCTCGCGAACCATACCAAAGGCCGGATATGGGTCATGCAGTGAACGTCTTGGTTCCTCTTGTGGAGCAATGGAAACCTACTAGCCAtgatgaagaagaggaagacgGCTCTGGCGGTGACCTTCATATGAGCCTTCCTCAAGCTCTACGAAGGTGGCAAGCCAACGAAGGCACTTCCTCAATATTTAATGACATTTCCATCTCACAAACCCAATCAAGCATCTCCTCTAAACCTGCAGGGTTTGCAGACTCCTTTGATTCAATGGATTGCCGTTAACCGAATTGATAAACGAGACAACTATCCAAGGGCATCTTAGTCCATATGATAGTGGAAGGTGTAGTTGAGAATACCCAAGAAAACCAGAGGTTGTAAAGCTGTTTTGATCTATTAGCATCGCCAATttctttgtaattatttattattgttcaaAATGTCATTTTTATGGTGTTCTTAAAATCTCCTCATCTGAACTAAACCTGGATCTTTTAGTTTGGCGTTCTTTATTGATTCTTTAAGACGATGGATGGGTTTTAAAGGATGGTTATTGGTCGGTGTACCTGATCGTGAggatgattattttattttatttttgggaaGGGAAGGACTATACATTTATTAATtgtattatattcttttttatcccTTTTTGAATCAGAAGTATATTTATCGCATGTGCCATAAACTTTCTTCTGTGCCCGTTATGCATCTGTGTCAACTCTCCATCCACCTATAAGGTCTAGTGTGTGTATAAATCATTTCCACTCGACACCTTACAAATAAATGGAGCAATATGTTCGCTGTTCAAATGAATAATGAGACCACCTGCCCGGAATTTATGATGTGTAGTTAGGAAACTTTGAAACACACTTTGTTGGATATACGAAACGAaatctacaaatttttttaagcaaTTGAAACGGAATTTATGATGTGTAGTTAGGAAACTTTGAAACACACTTTGAAACACACTTTATGTAAATACTAGTAGTTCCAATATTTAAATCCTTAACATGTTTGGTAAAGTCTAGATAAGTTTTTATACCTCCATTTTGGAACTAAAATCAAGCCTTTTATCCTTACCTTACCTTTCGGGGAGGAAGCACCACTTGAACAATCATCTAATTGGTGGCGATAGAAAGAGATATGGAAATATActgaataaaaagaatttttttaaaaatacataaatacatTGTGGTGATTCAAAGTTctgaataaatttaattttttgaaaatggatACATAATCTTAAAATTTGGGTTGGTGATGGGATGATTTTAATTTCACACGATGAGCCTATACAATACGTGACCGCACATATGGGGATTCAAAGCTCAGCAGATGGATATATAACTTTCGCAACAAAGCACATGCTAATGGTTATGGGTActgattcatgttttctttattGTGGTTACGTATGCCGTATCCATGTTAAGTTGCCCACCACATTCTAGATGCGTTTTATACCTATTGCCAAAAATATAGGGCAGATTGAGCAgttgaaaataattgaattgGCAATGATAATAGAGATTCAATTATATGAAAGAGAATTGACCAGAAAAAGAATTCGTAAGTAGGAAAATTCCAATTGTTAGATTAGTTGGTtaccttttaatttattgtgcCTGCTGGTTTTTTATAAGAACGTGAACATCAGGTTACATAAAAAGTGTGGAATGTCATGTGCTTAGGGTCAGTGGAGGATCGATGGATCCTCCAAATTTCAATTGCAATTAGTACTTAGTAGGTAACAAGATGGCTCACTCAGGAAGATATTATTGGATGGACTATGCTCCCTGTTTCACCATATAAAATAGAGTTTgactcttttaatatcaccgcTTAGTGTATTGTTATCATAGCATAAGTTAATTGGTATACTATTAACGACCGCTAATGATATCAATCAAGGAATAATACGATGGTGGGTAAAAATTTCAGCTGCTTCATCTCTGCCAGACACAAGCAAGAGCCATACAATAACTACATCTAGAGAGTGAATAGAACAAAGCTCTTAAACGTGAACGACACGTTGTTGCTGGCTAGAGCTTATATTGCAGATGCCATATTCATTTTCCAGGCAATAATTTTTAGAGTTGttcaaattttgatttagaagtcattaatttttttactaatgaccataaattatatattttcaatgaTTCActtgttttttccttcttttttctttttagaagcAATAATTCCATTATTTGATCGAGAGCATTTTCGATGCGAATGctcatatgagttatttaattttaaataaagtcATGTGTTTTGATgggagaatttaaaattctgagaaattttaaattctaaaaattttaaatacttcaattgaaattcttttattttcaaaattttgtgtttagataaaaaataaataaattatgagggtgataaaaatgaatgaaaaaaaagaagatatgaTTGGTGTATTAGTTATACGTACTTTCCTcgattaaaattctctatccaaacacactttaagtttttttttttcatatgaatATGAAGTGaagttatttatataaacattgTTGCTTATACAAACaattgtttaataatattataccataaataacatttttatgtataataaaatttataaaattaatttaaatgcgcgctttaacaatattattatttaaataaatttttgtttaaaatgctTAAATCTATACGAAATTATAAGAtccacaaaattataataaacaactaTACATCATACACACTCTAATGAGCTTAGTTTATTTTTCGTTTGAGAGGCCTTATTATTGATTTCAAACTAAAGCTATCAACGCAAGTTATTGTATTGgaagtaggaaaaaaaatgacaaaaaggaattgacaaaacaaattcaacataccaAGAATCGATGTTTCATTCTGCATTTATAATGCCTACAAATCAAGCTATGGTAAATGGCATCAAGATTTGTAAGAGAAAACTTCTTGGCTCTatatttaagaacaaaaaatcTAAGAGAAAATGGGATTGAATGGAAATGATCGGTCGCAAGCATATCTAAATTTGACAGGAAATCCATAAATGACTTGACCACCATTAACAAGATAAATATTGTGTGAGATCTTTAAAAGTGAAGATTTTACGGGTTTAACAGATTAAAAACTTTTACAATTTAATATCACATTCTTTTGAACACATGAACACTTATTGATGATAGTTACATTCCATGCTTGCTTTCCTTgcactttattttttgttggaaattgatCTACGGAGAGATCTTTCAAGGAACATTGGCTATAGCTGACATGATGATAGAAggaaaaattacaaacaataatttatacaaattttatgTTTCATACAATAGAAGAAACCAGTATCTTGACTTCTTGAGAAATGAGGACAAGGAGCAAAACTATGCTAAGAATCTTGATGGCTGAACCAGCCATTTCAGAAAATGTAAATACAAGCTTCGATTCTCGAATTGCATAGCTCTTATATGTCGCgttatttataaatgaattgttgtaatttgtaaaacaaTATGTTTTACGTTTCGTGTGAAGAATATCACATTTATGAATGACTGAATTTTTAAGACAATGAAACTGAAGTTAAAGAAACATAAAttactctaaaaaaaattaaatacagtgAAATTGTATagatttgataaatatttttttaatagttgatatgattttgttttgttaggAGAAAGCTATCATTTTGTTCTCCTATAGTTATGTTtagtaagttattttaattaaatttttttattaattaaaagatttatttgactattttaatttttttaagtaatttttaatgtttctctagtatcttttagtatttttttttaaatattatttaaaataacattttttaaacactaatttttaatttttaaccttttaattttattctctttatatcttaaaatatttattcaatttatttattacattttttaaatgttacttatatcattttatcttttctaattaattcaacaaatattttcaatgaacacttataatttaataaaactcaaaagtttttaaatattcaCTTTCAACTTTTGATTATAAttactaactaattttttaactatttgagCCAACTTTTTAACTTTTCAGTTTACTTTTGCAAATAACATATTTCTTTCCTGGCATATGACAAAGCTAAACAATATTTCTTGAgtgtttaattgttttaaattgaaataggaAGTGAGCATTTACTAATATCTTAGCTCGAAACATCTCTTTCATCTTTGTTGAAGTAAACCTCTGTATGGTAAAATTAagaggagaaagaaaaatgaagtggAGTAAGGTCttgtttgaaattattttttaatttcaaaacttgttttcaatataatttttagctttgttatattttaaaaataaaataaaaagaaaaaatatttgttaaaattcaaaaatagatttttttttaaaaaagtgttcATAAAATATCAGCATCTGTCAATTGCATGTTTATGAGGTAAAAAATTgctttatttatgaaaatatttaggaTCCAAAACAAGAGTaggaaagtaatttttaaaagacatttttttccaGCACTGCAATTGTAGGAACaagttttaaaatacaaatgccTTGAAAATCTTTCTAATACTTAatggaaaatattaaataaaaataaaaatatttaatgttttaaaaactttaaaaacattcaaatactttctttatttaataagaGGAGGATGAAGGGATTagaattattcaatttttttatattaaaatataacgaATCCATAACAAATTTACAGTAGTACtttgtttcataaaaaaatactgaTTGGATGAAGCAGAGAGGAGAGAGGAAGATGTCAGTAAGTCATAAATGTGCCATTAATacatttaataactttttttttttacaaaagggAGAAAGGCTTACATTTAAATtgctattactttttttaaacgAAAAAGGGGTGAAACGCCCAAAATAAATCATCATAAATAAGATAATAAGATAAGGaaggagaaaataaatttaaatattgatcacaaataaattttgcataaatacaaataaaatataagataataaaTATCGATCAATTCGTGAAACAATTTGCGGAAGAgcaaaatttgagaaaaaaaatcgaAGAAACAAAATTCGCGATATTATAAAActttagagataaaaaaaaattcatgataaataatacagtatattataattttaatctttagtttttaatacaactgtaaaaaaaattcatgataaataatatattataattataatctttAGTTTTAATTGAACCAAATGACATCATATAAGCTAGTGATATTTGATCAAACTAGTTTATAAACTCTCCTAGTCTTTCCAAAAAACACTTTGTTGAAGTTGTACTTTCCATGAAGAGCATCCTTACCAAGTTATTATACATTACTAACATTAGAGAATTTGTTGCAAGAACTTTTTGTTAGTAACAGAAAGTGTAAACTGGTTTGGAGAAAATGTGAGAGATGGCAGGATACTATGAGTAACTAGTTGGATTGGAAAATGTTGTATCCAGCTGTAAATTACCCATTCCATTATTGGAAGGAAATATTCCGCATGAGCCAAACTATGCGAAAATGACATGGTGAAAATTGATAAAGGTAAAGAAAAAGTGGAGCTCAGAAAGGTGTTATTCTTCATCAAGAAGAGCTATTTCCAAAGCAACTATATTACTTGTGCaactctttattttttgtacatatactactattattattacttgTGCTACTCTGATAAATAGAAAGTAGAAAACAAAGAAGTGGTATTGATTGATGTTACGTAAGTTACATAAAAGTTTGATGCGTATTGATTGatgcattaataaaataaaaaaaagtttgatgcATATTGTAATTTACTACCATAGTCATAAACTGTGATAGGCAAGCATGGCTTATATGATTGCAGCCTCTGCATTCATTCCAATGGCTCAAATTTTATAAGCttatagtattttattaactttttaacgTGGGAAAAAAACGGCATAGATTCTCCTTTTTGCATTCGCTATGTGATTCTAAGGAATCCAATTTCAAGGAAAATGTAGTgcatgaaaataacaaagaattaTGTTATTCATGTGCCATTTTGAGATGTACAagatgaaaagagaaagagaatgaaataTTTATCCTCTGAATTTTTtggttgaaaatgaaaacaattcaTTTGGAGTGTAGGTTGTGGCCGATCCATTTACAGATCATGCAAAACTGTAACcgtaaatttcaaaattgtcaTACtcatgtactttttttttttctcttttgaggGCGGTCCAAATAGGGACCAGATTCTCTGCAGCACCCTGCAATCCTTATCCAACTGTTCAAAATTTTTTAAGCTgtatttctatttattattaaatataaattattttacatggaCAGGATCCAAATCAGACAACTTTCTTGAGATTACACAACctctcattttcttattttctatgCTTAGAATTTTCTCACCGGCAATTTTCTCACTCGGTGCCTTGGGCTATTAGACAGTAATTATTTGTGATTGTGGGTGATTTTAAAAGTAGTTGAAGGTTAAATTAGGAATAATAAATGTGTACACGAAATGAAATGGGATAATTGtctttattaatagttataaataataatcagTATCCATAGTAACTAATTGTTGCAATTAAAAATGTAGCATCTCAAACCGGAACTGATGGAAGCCTTGTATCTGAAGAGGGTTCCACACACAAAGCATCAGACCCTTTTGATATTGGAGGTGGACACGTGGACCCCAACAAAGCAATGGATCCAGGACTCATATATGATATCACCACTGAGGATTATGTCCAATTCCTATGTTCCATGGATCACAGTAGTGCATCCATTAGCAAAGTGACTAAGACCACCACAAGTTGTAAGAAAGGAAATCACCAAGCACTGAACCTCAACCTTCCTTCCATATCAGTGCCAAACCTGAAGAGGGCTGCAACAGTAATGAGAACAGTGACAAACGTGGGAAATATTACTGCAGTCTACAAAGCTCTAGTGAAAGTTCCACATGGCATAAAAGTTAGAGTTGAACCTCAAACTTTGAGTTTCAATTCAGATGTACGAATCCTTAACTTTAGTGTCAGTTTTCTGTCAACTCAAAAATTTCATGGAGATTACAAATTTGGGAGCCTAACATGGACAGATGGCAAGTATTTTGTGAGGACCCCAATAGCTGTGAGGACCATACTGTTTGAATGAATAATAAGCGGATTTTATATGAAGAAATGAGCTTGATTGGTCAACAAACTATGTAAGTTCTTGTTTGGAGTCATACTAAACATAGCATATTCTTTGGTGAGAACATGCAGCGTATATTCTTTGAGGAAagaaaactttttctttttcttttttttactgaggaaagaaaacttttttttttcttttttactgcttgaggaaagaaaattaattactaatGAAATATACTGTtcatttttaagattaaaaacgTTTCTTGATTGCAACTAACAATAACTTAATCTATTATTTTCAAAGGAGAAAGTATTGTACTGCATTTTTCAATATTCTTTTCAACTTTGTTTAGTTGaaatttatatgaattataCTAATTTTGGAACGAATCTCattaaatgaagaaagaaaccCACATATTTAACAAGACTTAAATCAATTATGCtcgataaaaaaagaatatatgaaaCAAGAATATCAAAGACTgttgtgttaatattttttctttttaaaatacagATGGAAGTACAAGAATAAAAAGTGGTTCAACTTCCATGAATAAAAATGGTCTTTACATGATTTGCACTTAATCTAAATAACCAAGCACAAAATATATCAAACTTGTGTATATTTTCAGtttagtattaattattaatgactaGCAATAGAATTTAGATTTATAGAGACAATACagttagtaaattttattttagaaattattttaaaatattctaataattaaattactcttttgtttttacatTGCAAGTGCAAGCATCTACGTGCAAAAGGAGGGTACGATACTCAACAATAGATAAATTTGCACAACATCATCAGtctttgttcttctttttcttttttactttagatACGTAAGGCAGTAACAACATACGAATTATTAAAAAGACAGTTAGcgaagttaaaaattataataaattctgTTTACTTCCGTTCCTTTACAATGTAACTCACAATCAAGGTTAATGGAGTTCTGTTCCATTCCCTTATTATTCTTCCAGACAAAAGATAAGAGAAACAAGCTTACATTACGACAACGTTATAAGAAGCAAATAACCTAcgaagaaaatcaagataaataaatagatggTACAAATTTGCATGTGTTCGGATATCCATCGACATCATTCATTTCGATCAAAATTCACGTTTTGGACATAAAAGCAATTCTTCGTCGCTTCAGATAATGCGTGTCGTGGAGCAGAGGATGCAAAACCATACATGCAGAAAATTATGCTTGCAGAATGACACTTACGATGGAGCACCAAGATATGAGGCAAGTCGTAAAATATCACTAAATATTCCACCAGCGGTGACTTGAGCACCAGC from Glycine soja cultivar W05 chromosome 8, ASM419377v2, whole genome shotgun sequence includes:
- the LOC114421641 gene encoding receptor-like kinase TMK4, translated to MSLPKTLLSLFLLLTIPLVTADDAAVMSNFLKSLTPPPSGWSETTPFCQWKGIQCDSSSHVTSISLASQSLTGTLPSDLNSLSQLRTLSLQDNSLTGTLPSLSTLSFLQTVYLNRNNFSSVSPTAFASLTSLQTLSLGSNPALQPWSFPTDLTSSSNLIDLDLATVSLTGPLPDIFDKFPSLQHLRLSYNNLTGNLPSSFSAANNLETLWLNNQAAGLSGTLLVLSNMSALNQSWLNKNQFTGSIPDLSQCTALSDLQLRDNQLTGVVPASLTSLPSLKKVSLDNNELQGPVPVFGKGVNVTLDGINSFCLDTPGNCDPRVMVLLQIAEAFGYPIRLAESWKGNDPCDGWNYVVCAAGKIITVNFEKQGLQGTISPAFANLTDLRTLFLNGNNLIGSIPDSLITLPQLQTLDVSDNNLSGLVPKFPPKVKLVTAGNALLGKPLSPGGGPSGTTPSGSSTGGSGGESSKGNSSVSPGWIAGIVVIVLFFIAVVLFVSWKCFVNKLQGKFSRVKGHENGKGGFKLDAVHVSNGYGGVPVELQSQSSGDRSDLHALDGPTFSIQVLRQVTNNFSEENILGRGGFGVVYKGELHDGTKIAVKRMESVAMGNKGQKEFEAEIALLSKVRHRHLVALLGYCINGNERLLVYEYMPQGTLTQHLFEWQEHGYAPLTWKQRVVIALDVARGVEYLHSLAQQSFIHRDLKPSNILLGDDMRAKVADFGLVKNAPDGKYSVETRLAGTFGYLAPEYAATGRVTTKVDVYAFGVVLMELITGRKALDDTVPDERSHLVTWFRRVLINKENIPKAIDQILNPDEETMGSIYTVAELAGHCTAREPYQRPDMGHAVNVLVPLVEQWKPTSHDEEEEDGSGGDLHMSLPQALRRWQANEGTSSIFNDISISQTQSSISSKPAGFADSFDSMDCR